A window from Cytobacillus sp. FSL H8-0458 encodes these proteins:
- a CDS encoding proline racemase family protein, translating to MKANRVFTTIDTHTGGNPTRTLISGLPELKGATMSEKMLHMQKEYDWIRKLLMNEPRGHDVMSGVLLTDPCHPEADIGVIYIETGGYLPMCGHDTIGVCTALVEAGLIPVLEPVTAIKIDTPAGLVKAEIKVENGKAKEVSFCNVPAFLLKSVSVDVEGIGIVEADIAYGGNFYGIIDAQSVGLELTPENSSKIIEKAIKIRNTINEKTDVVHPQYPFIRSLTHIEFFTEPTHEEADVKNTVVVPPGGIDRSPCGTGTSAKLSVLYSKKEIGINEEFVHESIVGSLFRGEILETADVQGVEAVITRITGSAWLMGMHRFFYNEEDPLKEGFLLIPPMEHEMEDVK from the coding sequence ATGAAAGCAAATCGAGTTTTTACAACCATTGATACACACACGGGCGGAAACCCCACGAGGACATTGATTAGTGGACTCCCAGAGCTAAAAGGAGCGACAATGTCCGAAAAAATGCTTCATATGCAAAAGGAATATGACTGGATCCGCAAGCTCCTGATGAATGAACCAAGAGGACATGACGTCATGTCAGGAGTACTCTTGACAGATCCATGTCATCCGGAAGCAGATATCGGTGTTATATATATCGAAACCGGCGGATATTTGCCAATGTGCGGACATGACACAATCGGTGTTTGTACAGCATTGGTTGAAGCGGGGCTAATACCTGTTCTAGAGCCAGTAACTGCGATAAAAATTGATACACCAGCCGGCCTTGTTAAGGCAGAGATTAAGGTAGAGAACGGAAAAGCAAAAGAGGTTTCCTTCTGTAATGTCCCGGCCTTCCTGTTAAAGAGTGTCTCTGTTGATGTTGAGGGAATTGGAATCGTTGAGGCAGATATTGCTTATGGAGGCAACTTCTATGGAATCATTGATGCCCAATCTGTTGGATTAGAACTGACACCGGAGAATTCTTCAAAAATCATTGAAAAGGCTATCAAAATTAGAAATACAATTAACGAAAAAACGGATGTCGTTCATCCGCAATATCCATTTATTCGCAGTCTGACCCATATTGAGTTTTTCACTGAGCCAACCCATGAAGAAGCAGATGTGAAAAATACGGTTGTTGTCCCTCCTGGCGGGATTGATCGTTCACCATGCGGTACAGGCACTTCGGCTAAATTATCTGTCCTCTATTCCAAAAAGGAGATAGGTATTAATGAAGAATTTGTACATGAGAGTATTGTCGGCTCTTTATTCCGCGGAGAAATCCTTGAAACAGCAGATGTTCAGGGTGTAGAGGCTGTTATTACAAGAATCACTGGTTCAGCCTGGCTAATGGGAATGCACCGGTTCTTTTATAACGAGGAAGACCCGCTGAAAGAAGGCTTTTTACTTATTCCCCCAATGGAACATGAAATGGAGGATGTGAAATGA
- a CDS encoding NAD(P)/FAD-dependent oxidoreductase, whose amino-acid sequence MLFALKNDVTRRREVGFVRNHCDVLVIGGGIIGCAIAYYTSKSGRNVTVIEKGEFVSGTSSRCDGNILAIDKDPGFDSQMSLVSQKLVDELSRDLKQPFEYRAPGSILVCETEEEMEAAQKWVDRQKEAGLPFRMLDRQDIRQDSKYFADDLLGGLECATDSTVNPYLLAFNLLEGAKEMGAKAHKQTEVTGMRREPDGTFTVETSNGTFTANYVINAAGVWAPYIGEMLDLSIPIKPRKGHIIVASRQEFVGPRKVMEFGYLISKFGGRRQVDPITEKYGVALVFEPTESQNFLIGSSREFVGFNTKINNEIIKCIANRAIRFYPKMADMMVIRSYAGLRPWTEDHLPIVSEVEGIPNYYIAAGHEGDGISLAAVTGKVIEEMLNEKETCIPIEPLRFSRFKERVST is encoded by the coding sequence ATGTTATTTGCATTAAAAAATGATGTAACAAGACGAAGGGAAGTTGGTTTTGTGAGAAATCATTGTGACGTTCTGGTTATAGGCGGGGGAATCATAGGCTGTGCAATTGCCTATTATACTTCTAAATCAGGAAGAAATGTAACAGTTATCGAAAAAGGTGAATTTGTCAGTGGCACGTCATCCCGCTGTGACGGGAATATTTTAGCTATCGATAAAGATCCTGGCTTTGATAGTCAAATGTCACTTGTCAGTCAGAAGTTAGTAGATGAATTAAGCAGAGATTTGAAGCAGCCTTTTGAATATCGTGCACCTGGAAGCATCCTTGTCTGTGAGACAGAAGAAGAAATGGAAGCCGCACAAAAGTGGGTTGACCGGCAAAAGGAGGCCGGCTTGCCGTTCAGGATGCTGGACAGACAGGACATTCGCCAGGATTCAAAGTATTTTGCTGATGATTTATTAGGCGGCTTAGAATGTGCAACAGATTCAACTGTTAATCCATACCTTCTTGCCTTTAACCTTCTTGAGGGGGCAAAGGAGATGGGCGCTAAGGCCCATAAACAAACTGAGGTTACTGGAATGAGAAGGGAGCCGGACGGTACATTTACCGTTGAAACATCTAATGGCACTTTCACCGCGAACTATGTTATTAATGCTGCAGGTGTATGGGCTCCATATATCGGAGAGATGCTGGACTTGTCTATTCCAATTAAACCAAGAAAAGGCCACATAATTGTCGCATCACGCCAGGAATTTGTAGGACCGAGAAAAGTGATGGAATTTGGCTACTTAATATCAAAATTTGGCGGCAGGCGCCAGGTTGACCCCATTACTGAAAAATACGGAGTAGCCCTTGTTTTTGAACCAACTGAAAGTCAAAACTTCCTGATTGGAAGCAGCCGGGAATTTGTTGGGTTTAATACAAAGATCAACAATGAAATTATTAAATGCATTGCCAATCGGGCCATTCGATTTTATCCGAAAATGGCTGACATGATGGTCATACGTTCCTATGCTGGTTTGCGGCCCTGGACGGAGGATCACTTGCCAATTGTGTCAGAAGTAGAGGGGATTCCAAACTATTATATTGCAGCAGGTCATGAGGGAGACGGAATTAGCCTTGCCGCTGTTACTGGAAAAGTAATAGAGGAAATGCTTAATGAAAAGGAAACTTGCATCCCAATTGAGCCGCTGAGATTTTCTCGATTTAAGGAAAGGGTGAGTACCTGA
- a CDS encoding sigma-54 interaction domain-containing protein has translation MFELPSVKEIIENNFICLNTDNESALVSVYLDDTFASLADACKRHAAVAVVNSSGQVLGSITNEQIIDFLHDSYNQLKAFYEAVIHTSDASVTVIDADERVRTWTEGAEKIFSVKKDEIVGKPIIEFFEHQNLQILESLYKGKRIRGKHHQPRSDLFVLINSNPVHFNGRIIGAVVSETDVTSQVVLNEKLFNMSTEVHRLEQEMAKYRPSDPFRYIKGKSAVMEKTVEMAKKVCSVRSTVLILGESGVGKEVFAKSIHEATEGPEAPFISINCGAIPASLFESELFGYERGAFSGADHRGKKGKIELARGGTLFLDEIGEMPLEMQVKMLRVLQERKYYKVGGEKEIEANFRVIAATNRDLKELINEGQFREDLYYRLNVVSLKIPPLKERCEDIVELIHYFLNDFSLRYQRPIHHFSQEVMQEMLQYDWPGNVRELRNVVERLVVFATDGVIRKEYLPFHSAMSYPAASDMDLQENSIEIKTGIVPLQEEMDRHEKQVLEKALALTGGNKLECSKKLGITRATLYNRLKRLGLS, from the coding sequence ATGTTTGAATTACCTTCAGTCAAAGAAATAATTGAAAATAATTTCATCTGTCTTAACACAGATAATGAAAGTGCCTTAGTCAGTGTTTATTTAGATGATACCTTTGCTTCATTAGCTGATGCCTGCAAGCGTCATGCAGCCGTTGCCGTTGTAAATTCAAGCGGTCAAGTACTCGGCTCCATCACAAATGAACAAATCATTGATTTTTTGCATGATTCCTACAACCAATTAAAGGCTTTCTATGAAGCTGTCATCCATACATCGGACGCTTCAGTCACAGTGATTGATGCTGATGAACGTGTCCGCACATGGACAGAGGGAGCCGAAAAAATCTTCTCTGTAAAAAAAGATGAGATTGTGGGCAAACCAATAATAGAATTCTTTGAACATCAGAATCTGCAAATCCTGGAATCCTTGTACAAAGGAAAAAGAATCCGGGGAAAGCATCACCAGCCAAGATCTGATCTATTTGTCTTAATAAATTCAAACCCTGTTCACTTTAATGGACGAATTATCGGGGCTGTTGTATCGGAAACTGATGTGACAAGCCAGGTGGTTCTTAATGAGAAATTATTTAATATGTCGACTGAGGTTCACCGTTTAGAACAGGAGATGGCGAAATACAGACCTTCAGATCCCTTTAGATACATTAAAGGGAAAAGCGCGGTGATGGAAAAGACTGTAGAAATGGCGAAAAAGGTGTGCTCTGTCCGGTCAACTGTATTGATTTTAGGAGAAAGCGGAGTCGGCAAGGAGGTCTTTGCCAAATCCATTCATGAGGCAACTGAAGGACCTGAAGCACCATTTATATCAATTAATTGCGGTGCTATTCCAGCTTCATTATTTGAAAGCGAATTATTTGGCTATGAACGCGGGGCCTTTTCGGGTGCAGATCATAGAGGAAAAAAAGGAAAAATTGAGCTTGCTAGAGGGGGAACTCTTTTCCTGGATGAAATTGGCGAAATGCCTTTGGAAATGCAGGTCAAGATGCTTCGTGTGCTTCAAGAAAGAAAATATTACAAGGTTGGCGGTGAAAAAGAGATTGAAGCAAATTTCCGGGTAATTGCTGCAACCAATAGGGATTTAAAAGAATTAATAAACGAAGGCCAATTTCGGGAGGATTTATATTATCGGCTGAATGTTGTCAGTTTAAAAATCCCTCCGTTAAAAGAACGCTGTGAGGATATCGTTGAACTCATTCATTACTTTTTAAATGATTTTTCACTGCGCTATCAGCGGCCGATCCATCATTTTTCACAGGAAGTTATGCAGGAAATGCTTCAATATGATTGGCCGGGCAATGTTCGGGAACTGCGTAATGTGGTTGAACGGCTGGTTGTTTTTGCAACAGATGGAGTCATTCGAAAAGAATATTTGCCATTCCACTCAGCAATGAGCTACCCAGCTGCATCTGATATGGATCTTCAGGAAAACAGCATAGAAATAAAAACGGGCATTGTGCCGCTTCAGGAAGAAATGGATCGGCATGAAAAGCAAGTGCTCGAAAAAGCATTGGCATTAACCGGCGGCAATAAATTAGAATGCTCGAAAAAACTGGGAATCACCCGAGCGACTCTTTACAATCGTCTCAAACGTCTTGGCTTAAGCTGA
- a CDS encoding (2Fe-2S)-binding protein: protein MSNNEALVICRCEEVTYGQVFATAKEHQCTSRELKLRTRAGMGFCGGRTCRVMVDRIIESIVPNTGEGEIPLKYQPPIRPVTFGTAGDNNG, encoded by the coding sequence ATGAGTAACAATGAGGCACTTGTGATCTGCCGCTGTGAAGAGGTTACCTATGGGCAGGTTTTCGCAACTGCAAAAGAACATCAGTGTACATCCAGGGAATTGAAGCTTAGAACAAGAGCTGGAATGGGATTTTGTGGAGGACGCACTTGCAGGGTCATGGTCGATCGGATTATTGAAAGTATCGTCCCTAATACAGGCGAAGGTGAAATTCCCTTAAAATATCAGCCTCCAATTCGCCCTGTAACTTTTGGAACGGCAGGTGATAATAATGGCTAG
- a CDS encoding (2Fe-2S)-binding protein, producing the protein MARIIDHPVLGKLDDRKKIPFTFDGKEYEAYETETIAAALLANGVRTLRVHEESGTPRGFYCNIGHCMECRVHVNGQANIRACLTVVKEKMAVERGKHHPNLVKRMVENQ; encoded by the coding sequence ATGGCTAGAATTATAGATCATCCGGTTTTAGGCAAATTAGATGATAGAAAAAAGATTCCATTCACCTTTGATGGAAAAGAATATGAAGCATATGAAACTGAAACAATCGCGGCAGCTCTGCTGGCAAACGGTGTGAGAACACTGCGGGTTCATGAGGAGAGTGGAACACCAAGAGGGTTTTATTGCAATATCGGCCACTGTATGGAATGCCGTGTACATGTTAATGGGCAGGCCAATATAAGAGCCTGTTTAACGGTTGTGAAGGAAAAAATGGCTGTTGAAAGAGGAAAGCATCATCCTAATCTAGTTAAAAGGATGGTGGAGAATCAATGA
- a CDS encoding NAD(P)/FAD-dependent oxidoreductase, whose amino-acid sequence MTDVIVIGAGPAGLAGAIACAEYGLKVTVIDEFVRPGGRLIGQLHQEPSGEWWNGIKESTRLHNEALKLSVDIRCGVSVYNLEKDKDCWNVHTNTGTLIAPYILVATGAAEFPIPVPGWTLPGVMSIGAAQVMTNVHRVEVGKKGIIIGANILAFAILNELQLAGINVEHIVLPEKSPLSQNAGEPEEVLKSLLNAAHLAPSPILRFGSRFMKNRGFRKLGMKFYPKSGVKVNGTPLQLRKAALEILGKDQVEGVLTADIDANGNVIKGTEKIYEADFVCIAGGLYPLAELTAVAGCPFHYVPELGGHVPLHSEKMETPLEGLFVAGNITGIESGKIAMAQGTAAGISIAKYAGKGSTDITKKLEQALRNIHTVRQNAAIQFNPEIANGRRKIYELWDDLYGKEQDSLQEIG is encoded by the coding sequence ATGACAGATGTAATCGTAATTGGAGCTGGGCCAGCCGGTTTAGCTGGTGCCATAGCCTGTGCTGAGTATGGCTTAAAAGTAACCGTCATTGATGAATTTGTCAGACCAGGCGGAAGATTAATCGGCCAATTGCACCAAGAACCATCTGGAGAATGGTGGAATGGAATAAAAGAATCAACTCGTCTGCACAACGAAGCACTGAAACTATCAGTAGATATCCGCTGCGGCGTTTCTGTATATAACCTTGAAAAAGATAAGGATTGCTGGAATGTTCATACTAATACAGGAACACTGATAGCTCCTTATATACTGGTAGCAACTGGTGCAGCTGAGTTCCCAATTCCTGTGCCAGGCTGGACTCTTCCAGGTGTTATGTCCATCGGGGCTGCTCAGGTCATGACGAATGTTCATCGGGTCGAGGTTGGGAAAAAAGGCATCATTATTGGTGCAAACATTCTAGCATTTGCAATTTTAAACGAGCTCCAATTAGCCGGAATTAATGTGGAACATATTGTGCTGCCTGAAAAGAGTCCGCTTAGCCAAAATGCCGGAGAACCAGAGGAAGTCTTGAAGTCACTTCTAAATGCGGCCCATCTTGCCCCGTCACCAATCTTGCGTTTCGGCAGCCGCTTTATGAAAAATAGAGGTTTCCGCAAATTAGGAATGAAATTTTACCCTAAAAGCGGCGTGAAGGTGAATGGAACACCATTGCAGCTAAGAAAAGCAGCACTTGAAATTCTTGGTAAGGATCAGGTGGAAGGCGTCCTCACTGCAGATATTGATGCGAATGGTAACGTAATCAAAGGTACGGAAAAAATATACGAAGCAGATTTCGTGTGTATCGCAGGTGGCTTGTATCCGTTAGCAGAGCTTACAGCAGTTGCCGGCTGCCCATTCCATTACGTACCAGAACTTGGGGGACATGTTCCGCTTCATTCTGAAAAAATGGAAACTCCGCTCGAAGGATTATTTGTTGCCGGGAATATCACTGGCATTGAAAGCGGAAAAATCGCCATGGCCCAGGGAACAGCAGCAGGGATTTCGATTGCTAAATACGCTGGAAAAGGCAGCACTGACATCACCAAGAAGCTTGAACAGGCACTGAGAAACATTCATACAGTCCGTCAAAATGCTGCCATCCAATTCAACCCTGAAATTGCAAACGGCCGGAGGAAGATCTATGAACTTTGGGACGATCTTTATGGGAAAGAACAGGATTCTTTACAGGAGATAGGATGA
- the hisIE gene encoding bifunctional phosphoribosyl-AMP cyclohydrolase/phosphoribosyl-ATP diphosphatase HisIE — translation MNIESVKFDEKGLIPAVVQDAKTKEVLTLAYMNRESLLKSAETGETWFFSRSRNELWHKGATSGNKQKIVEMKLDCDQDAIVVLAEPAGPACHKGTVSCFEERVYGEESGGLSDYEILNTLENVIEEREKTRPEGAYTTYLFEKGVDKILKKVGEESAEVIIAAKNRDKDELKWEAADLIYHLMVLLREQDLPFSEVLKVLNKRHDKKEPASE, via the coding sequence ATGAATATCGAGAGTGTGAAGTTTGATGAGAAGGGACTGATCCCTGCTGTTGTGCAAGATGCGAAAACAAAAGAGGTATTAACGTTAGCCTATATGAATCGGGAATCTCTTTTAAAATCAGCGGAAACAGGGGAGACCTGGTTTTTCAGCCGTTCCCGCAATGAGCTCTGGCACAAAGGGGCAACAAGCGGAAACAAGCAGAAAATTGTAGAAATGAAGCTTGACTGTGACCAGGATGCCATTGTGGTATTGGCTGAACCAGCTGGACCTGCCTGCCACAAGGGAACAGTCAGCTGCTTTGAGGAAAGAGTATACGGGGAAGAATCAGGCGGTTTATCTGATTACGAAATCCTTAATACTCTTGAAAACGTCATTGAAGAACGCGAAAAGACACGCCCAGAAGGAGCCTACACGACCTATCTTTTTGAAAAAGGCGTGGATAAAATCCTGAAGAAGGTCGGCGAAGAATCCGCAGAAGTCATCATCGCTGCAAAAAACCGTGATAAGGACGAACTGAAATGGGAAGCGGCTGACCTGATTTATCATTTGATGGTGCTGCTCCGGGAGCAGGACCTGCCTTTTAGCGAAGTCTTAAAAGTGCTTAATAAACGGCATGACAAGAAAGAACCGGCCTCCGAATAG
- the hisF gene encoding imidazole glycerol phosphate synthase subunit HisF produces the protein MLTKRIVPCLDVKDGRVVKGVQFVQLRDAGDPVELARFYDGQGADELVFLDISASHEGRKTMVEVVKAVASELAIPFTVGGGINALEDMKRILRAGADKVSLNTAAVNNPDLITEGANFFGSQCIVVAIDAKYDEELGSWRVYTHGGRTPTDLEVIAWAREAAERGAGEILLTSMDSDGEKKGFDIKLTKAVSEAVSIPVIASGGAGNADHFAEAFIDGKADAALAASIFHYKETSVAEVKSYIKEKGVVVR, from the coding sequence ATGCTGACGAAGCGCATCGTACCCTGTCTCGATGTAAAGGACGGCCGTGTAGTAAAAGGGGTGCAATTCGTGCAGCTGCGTGATGCAGGTGACCCGGTTGAACTTGCCCGCTTTTATGATGGGCAGGGAGCTGACGAGCTGGTTTTCCTCGATATCTCCGCTTCTCATGAAGGACGGAAAACAATGGTTGAAGTTGTGAAGGCTGTTGCATCTGAGCTGGCCATTCCCTTTACAGTCGGCGGAGGGATTAACGCGCTGGAAGATATGAAACGAATTTTGCGGGCGGGGGCTGATAAGGTTTCTCTTAATACAGCTGCCGTAAACAATCCTGATTTAATTACAGAAGGGGCAAATTTCTTCGGGTCACAGTGTATCGTTGTGGCGATTGATGCTAAATATGATGAAGAGCTCGGTTCCTGGCGTGTGTACACACATGGCGGCCGGACACCAACTGATCTTGAAGTCATTGCCTGGGCCCGTGAAGCGGCTGAGCGCGGCGCCGGAGAAATTTTACTCACAAGCATGGACTCGGACGGAGAGAAAAAAGGCTTTGATATCAAGCTGACAAAAGCAGTCAGCGAGGCGGTTTCGATTCCGGTAATCGCTTCTGGCGGCGCAGGAAATGCCGATCACTTCGCTGAAGCATTTATTGATGGGAAAGCGGATGCCGCACTGGCAGCATCTATTTTTCACTATAAAGAAACATCTGTGGCAGAAGTGAAATCCTATATTAAGGAAAAAGGGGTGGTTGTCCGATGA
- the hisA gene encoding 1-(5-phosphoribosyl)-5-[(5-phosphoribosylamino)methylideneamino]imidazole-4-carboxamide isomerase produces MSFTIYPAIDMRGGKCVRLLQGDYDKETVYGDSPFDMAKKFAEEGADWIHMVDLDGAKDGKRVNDQYVIQAARELGASVQIGGGIRTEEDILHYLDNGVTRVIIGSIAVSNPEFAIDMIRKYGKAIAVGLDAKNGYVATHGWLETSEVKAVDLGKRFADAGAETFIFTDIATDGMLSGPNVEAVRLLARESGKSVIASGGVSQLADLAELQEYASEGVAGAIVGKAIYEGRFTVSEALKEVKESC; encoded by the coding sequence ATGAGTTTTACCATCTATCCGGCAATCGATATGAGAGGCGGCAAGTGCGTCCGGCTCCTGCAGGGGGATTACGATAAGGAAACGGTGTATGGCGACTCCCCATTTGATATGGCTAAAAAGTTTGCTGAAGAAGGAGCAGACTGGATTCATATGGTCGATCTTGACGGAGCAAAGGATGGGAAGCGGGTTAATGATCAGTATGTTATCCAGGCTGCCCGTGAACTTGGCGCCTCTGTCCAGATTGGCGGGGGAATCCGTACAGAAGAAGACATCCTTCATTACCTTGATAATGGTGTAACACGCGTAATCATTGGAAGCATCGCCGTCTCCAATCCTGAGTTTGCTATTGACATGATCCGTAAATACGGCAAAGCCATAGCGGTCGGACTTGATGCGAAAAATGGCTATGTGGCTACACATGGCTGGCTTGAGACATCTGAAGTCAAGGCGGTTGACCTTGGGAAAAGGTTTGCTGATGCTGGTGCTGAGACATTTATTTTTACGGATATTGCAACAGACGGCATGCTTTCAGGTCCTAACGTTGAAGCCGTTCGCCTGCTTGCGCGGGAAAGCGGCAAAAGTGTAATTGCCTCCGGCGGGGTCAGTCAGCTGGCTGATTTGGCGGAACTTCAGGAATATGCATCTGAAGGTGTTGCCGGGGCCATCGTCGGAAAGGCAATATATGAAGGCCGATTTACCGTATCGGAAGCCCTGAAAGAGGTGAAGGAATCATGCTGA
- the hisH gene encoding imidazole glycerol phosphate synthase subunit HisH translates to MIGIIDYGMGNLFSVSKALERLEVPYFLSENKAELLKADALILPGVGSFKDAMSILNSTGLADLVKEFADTGKPLLGICLGMQLLFESSEENGLTEGLQLLPGHVRRFPGATAEGETYKVPHMGWNRLEFLQGSQILKGLDENYVYFVHSYFVDTDDKEVVISRSLYDVEVPAVVGRGNVFGMQFHPEKSSSLGMALLRNFTELAEERMSVK, encoded by the coding sequence ATGATCGGCATCATCGATTACGGAATGGGGAATTTGTTCAGTGTCAGTAAAGCACTTGAACGTTTGGAAGTCCCTTATTTCCTCTCTGAAAATAAAGCCGAGCTCCTGAAAGCAGACGCTTTAATTTTACCGGGTGTCGGCTCTTTCAAAGATGCAATGAGTATCTTAAATTCTACTGGCCTGGCAGATCTGGTTAAGGAGTTCGCTGATACAGGCAAGCCGCTCCTTGGCATTTGTCTTGGCATGCAGCTTTTATTTGAAAGCAGTGAAGAAAATGGACTGACAGAAGGGTTGCAGCTTCTGCCTGGCCATGTGAGGCGGTTTCCCGGTGCAACAGCAGAAGGTGAAACGTACAAAGTTCCGCATATGGGCTGGAACCGTCTTGAATTCCTGCAGGGTTCGCAGATTTTAAAAGGGCTTGATGAAAATTATGTCTATTTCGTCCATTCTTATTTTGTAGATACAGATGATAAAGAAGTAGTTATCAGCAGGAGTTTGTATGATGTAGAAGTGCCGGCAGTGGTTGGCAGAGGCAATGTGTTCGGCATGCAGTTCCACCCTGAAAAAAGCAGTTCGCTCGGCATGGCGCTTTTACGCAATTTTACCGAGCTGGCTGAAGAAAGGATGTCTGTGAAATGA
- the hisB gene encoding imidazoleglycerol-phosphate dehydratase HisB, with translation MARTAEISRKTNETNITLSLNIDGEGKSDLETGVPFMTHMLDLFAKHGQFDLNILANGDTDVDDHHTTEDIGICLGQVLKDALGDKKGIKRYGNAFVPMDEALAQVVVDLSNRPHLEMRAEFPSQKVGTFDTELVHEFLWKLALEARMNLHVIVHYGQNTHHIIEAIFKALARALDEATTIDPRIKGVPSTKGML, from the coding sequence ATGGCCAGAACTGCCGAAATTTCACGTAAAACCAATGAAACGAATATCACTCTATCCTTAAATATAGACGGAGAAGGCAAAAGCGATCTGGAAACAGGCGTGCCTTTTATGACACATATGCTGGACCTGTTTGCCAAGCACGGGCAATTTGACTTGAACATCCTTGCAAATGGCGATACAGACGTTGATGATCACCACACAACAGAGGACATTGGCATCTGCCTTGGCCAAGTACTTAAAGATGCTTTAGGAGATAAGAAAGGCATTAAGCGCTATGGAAATGCTTTTGTTCCGATGGACGAAGCGCTGGCTCAAGTGGTTGTTGACCTCAGCAACCGCCCTCACCTGGAGATGCGTGCCGAGTTCCCGAGCCAAAAGGTTGGGACATTTGATACAGAGCTAGTGCATGAGTTTCTCTGGAAACTTGCGCTTGAAGCGAGAATGAACCTGCATGTCATCGTTCATTATGGACAGAATACACACCACATCATTGAGGCGATTTTCAAAGCGCTAGCTCGTGCGCTGGATGAAGCAACGACGATTGATCCGCGGATTAAGGGAGTTCCCTCAACGAAAGGGATGTTGTAA
- the hisD gene encoding histidinol dehydrogenase, producing the protein MKILKIDDQISIKRSVDNGTEEQRTIVKNIIETVRQNGDRALKEYTEKFDGISLDELKVPQAEIVEALNQVDGKILEIIKEAAENIRSFHEKQLRPSWMTTEENGSILGQKITPLDSVGLYVPGGTAAYPSSVLMNVIPAKVAGVKRIVITSPPDKKTGKLPPAVLAAAQIAGAEEIYKAGGAQAIAALAYGTESIRPVDKITGPGNIYVALAKREVFGDVDIDMIAGPSEIAILADETAYADEVAADLLSQAEHDPMASAVLVTPSSALAEAVSAEVERQLAELPRKEIAVQSIRNYGAIYVTESMDEAVETVNSLAPEHLEILTQNPMELLGQIRHAGAIFLGRFSPEPVGDYFAGPNHVLPTNGTARFSSPLNVEDFQKKSSILLYSEKSLKDNGEKIAAFARLEGLEAHARSIETRLRK; encoded by the coding sequence ATGAAAATTTTAAAAATTGATGACCAAATTTCAATTAAACGGTCTGTTGATAACGGAACAGAAGAACAGCGGACGATTGTAAAAAATATAATTGAAACAGTCCGCCAAAACGGAGATCGGGCTTTAAAAGAGTACACGGAAAAGTTTGATGGCATCTCTCTGGATGAATTAAAGGTTCCACAGGCTGAAATAGTAGAAGCTTTGAATCAAGTGGATGGAAAGATCCTTGAGATCATTAAAGAAGCTGCCGAAAACATCCGGTCTTTTCATGAAAAACAGCTTCGTCCTTCCTGGATGACAACAGAAGAGAACGGCTCGATCCTGGGGCAAAAAATAACACCCCTCGATTCTGTCGGCTTATACGTACCGGGTGGAACGGCTGCATATCCATCTTCTGTCCTTATGAATGTGATCCCGGCAAAGGTTGCGGGGGTTAAAAGGATTGTAATTACCTCTCCTCCTGATAAAAAGACTGGAAAGCTGCCTCCTGCGGTCCTTGCTGCTGCTCAAATTGCTGGGGCAGAAGAGATCTATAAAGCTGGCGGAGCGCAGGCAATCGCTGCATTGGCATATGGAACTGAATCGATCCGGCCTGTCGACAAAATTACAGGTCCAGGAAACATCTACGTTGCCCTTGCAAAGCGCGAAGTATTTGGGGATGTCGATATAGACATGATTGCAGGTCCAAGTGAAATCGCTATATTGGCAGATGAAACAGCCTATGCGGATGAAGTAGCGGCAGATCTGTTATCGCAGGCTGAGCACGACCCGATGGCAAGTGCAGTCCTTGTGACACCATCATCTGCTTTAGCAGAAGCGGTGTCAGCAGAAGTTGAACGCCAGCTTGCCGAGCTGCCCCGCAAGGAAATTGCCGTTCAATCCATCAGGAATTACGGAGCTATTTATGTAACGGAAAGCATGGATGAAGCGGTTGAAACGGTTAACAGTCTCGCTCCGGAACACCTTGAAATTTTAACACAGAATCCGATGGAGCTTCTCGGACAGATACGTCATGCAGGAGCGATCTTCCTCGGAAGATTCAGCCCTGAACCGGTTGGCGACTATTTTGCCGGTCCAAACCACGTCCTCCCGACAAACGGGACAGCCCGTTTCTCAAGCCCGCTTAATGTGGAGGATTTTCAAAAGAAATCAAGCATTCTTTTATACAGTGAAAAATCATTAAAGGATAATGGGGAAAAAATTGCGGCTTTTGCGCGTCTGGAAGGCCTTGAAGCCCATGCCAGATCGATTGAAACAAGACTAAGAAAATAA